In Coraliomargarita parva, the genomic stretch GTCGACCTGCTCGCCGCCTACAAGGCCGTCGAAGCAACCGGGCAAACCGAATACATCGCGGTCGAGCTCGACAGTTTCGAAGGCGACATGATGGCAGCCATCAAGACGAGCTACGACTACCTCACCCGCAACAAAATCGCACAAGGCAACAAGTAAGGAATTTCCCATGGCAGACAAAATCGGAATCGGCATCATCGGCTGCGGCAATATCTCGCAAGCCTACTTTAACGGCGCGAAACTCTTCGAAGTGCTCGATGTGGTTGCCTGCGCGGACCTCAACATGGACGTCGCCAAGGCCAAGGCGGAAGAGAACGAGTGCCAGGCGCAGACCGTGGACGAGCTTCTGGCGAACCCGGACGTTCAGCTCGTGATCAACCTGACCATTCCCGCCGTGCACGCAGAGGTTAGCCTCGCAGCACTCAACGCGGGGAAGCACGTGCATTGCGAAAAGCCGCTCGCCGTCAGCCTCGAAGACGCCAAGAAAGTGCTCGAAACCGCCGCAGCCAAGGGCCTGCTCGTCGGCTGTGCGCCGGATACCTTCCTCGGTGGCGGTAGCCAGACCTGCCGCAAACTCGTGGACGACGGCTGGCTCGGAGAGGTCAAGAGCGGCACGGCCTCCTTCATGACCCGCGGCCCGGAAAGCTGGCACCCGAACCCCGGCTTCCTCTACGAAGTCGGCGCCGGCCCGATGTTCGACATGGGCCCCTATTACATCACCACACTGATCAACCTGCTCGGTCCGGTGAAGCGGGTCAGCGCGATGAACACGAAGGCTTTCGAACAGCGCCTGGCGACCAGCAAGGAACAGTTCGGCAAACTGCTCCCGGTCGAAGTGCCCACCCACTACAGCGGCGTGCTCGAATTCCACAGCGGAGCGATCATCAACATGACAGTCTCCTTCGACGTCCCGGCACATGGCCACAGCCCGATCGAAATCTACGGAACCGAAGGCTCGCTCAAGGTTCCGGATCCGAATACTTTCGACGGCCCGGTCTCGATGTGGACCGCATCGACCAAGGAGTGGCAGGAGATGCCTTTCAGCCATCCCTACCGCATGAATTCCCGCAGCATCGGCGCGGCCGACCTCGCCTACGCAATCCTTAGCGACGGCAAGCGCGCCCATCGTGCCAGCGGCGAGCTCGCCTACCACGTATTGGAAGTCATGCACGCCTTCCTGAAATCGTCGGACGCCGGTGCCTGCGTGGCCATCGAATCCTGCCCGCAACAGCCCGAAGCCCTTCCATTGAATCTGGTCGAAGGCCGGCTGTAGAATGGTTTGCGGTGCTCTTTAAAGGAGAGGAGAAGCACGAGTCATTAGCGTGAATGGCACTCCTTTCATGAGCTTTACGGTAATACATCGTGCCGTATGCGGAACTCGTAGTGGCTGCTTCAGCTGCCATCATACGTCTAGAAAGCTACCGCAGCCCCGATGGCGACTAAAGTCGCCACTACGCCATGTAAGCCTTTGTTTGGGAGTCAGAAAACGATATCAATAGATAATCAAGTAGCAGTCCATATGTGTCAGGAAATCAATGCCGAGCCTCGACGAACAAGAGGCTCGGCATTGTATTCCCGATCCCAATACACTTTCTCGAATGAAAAAAATCTCCATTACCGAGTCCTACTTGCAAGGCCATGTCAGCTGCGAGTCGACTGAATCCGGCTTACGGCCTTGGCGTTTGCCTGTTGAGGAGTTGCCGCTGTATGCCACGCATGGCGACCTTTTGGACAAAGCAGGCCGTGCCTCCGGAGTCCGCGTGCGCTTCCGAACCACCAGCCCGGAGCTTGCTTTAGGGGTGAAAATACTCTCAGAGGATGAGCCCGCACCCGCCTTTGACCTCGTCTCCGAAGGCGAGTTGCTCACAACGGTTGCGGCGGACCCGAAAGCCAATGAAGTGCGCTTCACCGGACTGGAGTCCTCCCGGACCTACGAAATCTGGCTGCCTGTCTTTACGCAACTCTGCCTCCAGTCCTTTACTGTGACCGAGGGAAGCAGCGTGGAGCCAGTCTCCGATGACCGGCTTCGCTGGCTCAGCTATGGCAGTTCGATCACACACTGCCGGGCGGCAACGAGTCCCGCACTCACCTGGCCGGCCATTGCGGCCCGTAAGCATGACTTGCACCTGACGAATCTGGGCTATGGTGCCAACTGCCACCTTGAGCCGATGCAAGGACGCCTGATCCGTGACCTGCCGGTGGACATCATCACCCTCAAGCTGGGCATTAACGTTTACGGAATGGCGTCCCTAAACAAGCGGACCTTCGCGGCAGCCGCCATTGGACTGGTCAAATTGATCAGGGAAAAGCATCCCATGACGCCCATCGGGCTGATTACGCCGATTTTCTGCCCCTATGGAGAAGTCAACCCCAATGCGGTTGAGATGACTCTCGAGAACTACCGGGAACAGTTGCGGATTGCCTATCGTGCCCTGAAGGAACAGGGCGACGACAAACTCTTTTTATTCGAAGGACGTGAATTGTTCTGGGAAGAAGACGCGGTCCTACTGCCGGATGATCTCCATCCGAATGGTGAAGGCTACCAGCGCATGGGCGAACGGGCAGCCGAGAAGATCCTTCCAGTGCTTTTACAAGCGCGCTAAGAGCACTCCCAAAAACTGGACATAAGGGATATGGTGCGCGGAATACTTCAGCCCTCGACTAGAGCATTCTGCGTTTAGGTAGACGTGCTGGCTGGGTAGAAATTTGTTTTCCAACAAGGCGGTCGCAGTGCGTGCGGGTCGAGACCCGTGCCGCTGCGACCAACGCCGTTGGAAGGCAAATTTCCCCCAGTCCCAAAGGGATGAGGCTTTTTTCAAAAGTTCGCGGCGTTGCAGAGACAGTCATGCAGCTCGCTGCACTCCTGCCTCTGCGCCTTGCGCTGCTTTTGAAAACCGCACTCACCAGCTACGCCTAACTAAACGCAGAAGGCTCTATGCCTTCGTCCAATCCTCAACCTTCAGTCCCTGAACTCGCTTGAACTCGCGAAGGTTGTTGGTGACCACCGCCATACCCAAAGAAAGCGCGTGGGCGGCGATCATCAAATCCATGGATCCGATGGGCGTTCCTTTCTTTTCCAGTTGTGTGCGAATGACTCCGTAGTATCGAGCGGCAGATTCATCATAGGCGATGATCTCCAGCGGCATGAGGAACTTTTCCAGTGCAGACTGGTTTTTCTTCACCACAGCGCTCTTAGCGACTCCGTATTCCAATTCAGAAACTGTCACGGATGACACACCGATGTCGCCAATGGGTATAGACTGCATTTTCTGCCGAACACACTCCGGCTTGTGATTGATGATGAAAATGCAGGTGTTGGTATCGAGCAGATACTTCATGCGCCAAGAGCTGGACGGTCCTGAACCTCGGGTTGATTACGCTCAGTCATGAAATCTAAGGAGAATTCATCGCAGGCCTCGAACAAGATATCCCACGAATTTGCTTCCGGCATCAAAACCACGGCCTGCCCCACTCGCTTGACAAAGACCTGACGGCCGTCAAAGCGATAGGCTTTGGGCAATCGAACGGCCTGACTACGCCCTGTCTGAAAGAGTTTTGCCGTATCCATGCCATAATAGCTACTTCAAGTAGATACCAATGTCGAGAATAATTCACGAATGTCGTCGGACTCTCTAATGGGCACTTCTGGAATAAGCTTTAACTAAGCGGTCTTGAAGGCCAAATGTCTCTTTCAAACCTCTATCATTAGCTTTTTCGTTCCTGAACTGGCCAGCCACCGTTGCCGGAATTGTTCATGCGCAGCAACAAGCCGACTATTCCGTCGCTGCCGCAGGCTTCACCAAGATCACCCGGCCCATATAGAGATCGGGAGCCGGCTGCTCAGGTTTGCCTGCCGGTGCCATGAAGAGGAAGCATTCCGGGTTAATCTTCGCAGTCCCCAGGTGCACCAGCGTGTAGTTCCCGCCGGCGATCTCTCCAGCCGGCACCTTGACATCCAGAATATTCCGCTTCGAGACACCATCGTGAATTCCGATACTCATACCGGTGCCGGTGTAGCCCGCCAACTCGTCGCAGCGCACCTCGGCATACAGATCCCACTCGCCGGACAACGACTCGGGGAAACGGTATTGCACCGCCCATTGATGGAATTTCCCGAAAAGCCGGACTGCCCCGCCGTAAGGCGCATTGTCCTCGTCGACCAGCTCCGTCCAACGGCCGGCAGCAAACATGCGGATATCCCATGGGCCAACGACCTGCACTTCGGAGGCGGAAGGGAGTCCCTCCGGCAACGGTGCCGACTTCCGCCCCAGCGAGCCTTGCCACATTTTCAGGCGCTCGCGGTAAAAGCTGAACTTTTCACTCTCGGAATAGTGGCGAGTGCCGTATTTTGCCGTTTTGGCCAGAAAGTCGTCGATCGCGGCGCTGATGTCCTGCGGGCCGCGATAATCGGCCGCCTTGGTAATCGGATCCTCGGGGCTGCGTTTCAAATATTCCAGCCAGGCATTGTCCAAAGTGATTCTCGCGATCTCCAAACGGGTGCTCAGGGTCGGATCCCCGGCAACGGCTTCCTGGGCCTGATCGAAGAATTTCGTAGCCTCATTCAGCGCTTCCATCGTCAGCCAAGTCGAGGTATCGCCACGGTCACACTTCAGGATCGCGCCGGACTTTTCGAGCTCGTCGCAGAGGAACATCATATAGGCGTCGAGAGACTCGCCGGCCGCCCCATAGTAGCCAGTGAGGAATTCCCGCCGCAAGGCGTCCGGGTCGGCATCTGGATTCCAGAGCATGTGCGAGACGACCCATGCCCGCATCAGAAGGAAATCACCGGTGACCGAGAGGGAATCCCCCTGGCAGAACATGCCGACGACACTGGCGTTACTGAAGTCGTGAATATTCGTGCCCATGACCCGGTAGTTTGGAAAGGGAACGAGCGATTTACTGAAATTAGTCAGGTAGTCCCAGATGAATAAGCGCGGGGTGATCGCCAGCCATTTGTTCAGGTTCCCGCTGAAACTGCGGTTCTGTTCACCTGTCAGCAACGGCTGTGCGAACGAAGCCTCGATGGAGCACAACTGGACAAGCACATTGTCGCGCGGCTTGGTGATGCGCGGCGGCTTTTCCGTATACTGATAGGCCAACGTAACGATTTTGAAGTCAGGATATTCTTTCTCGATATCCGCAGCCACGGCATTGACGAAGCGTAGGATCGCGCCGGATTCCGCCCCTTCCTCCGCGACCACCTGTCGGCACGCCGGGCATTGGCAGGCATTCCGGTTGTCATTCTGACTGACTCCGATGTATCCCGCCTCCGGGTCTTTGCGGATGCGTTCCAGTGCGACTCTGGTAAATTCTTTCCGCATCTCCTCATTGGTCAGGCACAACTGGCTGTCCTCCTTCAAGCGCTTCCCGCCGCGGAGGCTATACCATTCGGGATGTTCGTCGAAATAGAGGTTTCCGGGCAGGAATTGCTCGAAAGTATGGCACAGTCCGATGATCCGGTAATGACCACCCTGCTCCGAGCCGATGGGCTGCATGTGCCCGTTGAGCTTCAAGCGGGCGGAGAACGGGTTGGTGCGGGCATCGGCGTAGTAGATGTCACGATATTTGATCCGCGGCGTGTAGAAAGTATCCAACTGAGGAAGCAACAAGGACGTATTATGGGGAACGTGCTCCACGTTGGAGGACCACCAGCGAACCCCGCAGGCATCCTCCAGAAAAGTATAGGCAGCGTAGAGGACCGCACGTTCCGACGATCCGGTCAGGATGAGATTCGGTCCCTGGGTATGGAGATAAATCGAATCGTCGTCCGGAGCTCCTAATTCAATTTCATTTGCCTTCAGGAGTTTGTCGACGAAGCGACTCGGCCCCACCGCCAGCACCGGCGGCCAGGACGCGCCCTCACCCACTTGGGCAGTCAACTCGGACTCGGTGCGGGCGGGGAAATTCACGCCGGTGATTTTCCGCAGATAGCCGGCCAGCTCACGACCGGCGGTCGCGACTGCGGGCGCAGGATCGTCCGGCAGCAGGATGACATAGTCGGTCTTCTGCCCTTGAACCAAAGCAAGCGGAGCGTCGGATGCCGGCTCCTGAAGCTGAACCGCCTCCGGTTCCTTCTCGGCGGGCTGGACGGGAGCAGACTCTTCCTCTTGAACCGTAGCGGGAAGGAGCTCGTTTTCTTGCTCTTGAATCAGAGTAGACTCGGCGACGGTATTATCGACTGCGGAATGCGTATTTGTGCTGCAGCTGGCAGAGGTCAACACCATCAGTGTGATGGCAGCCAGAAGGCGCCCGGAAAGTCCGTTGGCTGGTCGTTCCCGATGAGACCGTGTCAAACCGACTGCGGTTTCCGGACAAGCTAGGGACAATACCGACGATCGCTTGCCGGAAAAAATACGTTTATAATCCATTTCTCTAATTCGTTACTAATTTTGACTGTGCCGCCCGAGGACGGCACGATAAGATGACAGGCAAGAAAGCCTGCCACCATTAGTCCTTTTTAATAGTGGAGTCCTAAATGCGGCTAACCCGAGAACACCGCCCCTTGAAGTGGCACGATATAGCTATCTCCAACCCAGGACCAGGAAGTTCTCCTCCCATTCTTCCTTTGAAATAGTGGATGCATCGATACGGTCGACATGACCATCCACATACAGGACGTTGTCTCCCCCCGCATGGCGCTGGGGGAAGGCATTTTCCCAATTGTTTTGATTTTGGTCAAAGTAAACCCGGATTGAATCGGCCATCATCACAATCTTGGCAGGATTGGGACAATTGAAGACTTTCCGATCCGCATAGGCATCGCCAATCGCCCCTCCATGCCAGATGGTATATCCACCGATTCGGGCGTTGTAAGCGTAACTGGTGATGCGGAAGCCCGGCGTGCCATTATTGTCGAAAATTTCCTGCCCGCTACCGAATATCTGCGAGGAGGGGCAGAAATAGCTCCCCGGCATGGCGAAGTCATCGCCAAAACCCGATGGAATTTGATCCGGTCCTCCCACATAGGGCAAGAGGGACTCGAACCACATGATGCGTTGGGCACCAAAGTTCGTGACAAATGATTGTCCCGCCTTCACACAGGGCGTCATCCAACCGTCATGATCGGCGGCATACATGCCGTTGGCCGCACCAAACTGGCGTAGGTTCGACACGCAAGTCGCACTGTTCGCGCTGTCTTTGACCCGCCGGAAGACGGGGAACAACAGCGCGACCAGGACTGCGATGATGCCGATGACGCCGAGCAGTTCAAGCAAAGTGAAGCCAGCTGCCTGACGCACGGCGTCTTTCGGTCGGAAACCCATTATTTCTTCCTTCTAAGGAATACTGCGCCCAGAGCAAGAACGCCGCTCAGAATCGCGAAAGTCGCCGGCTCAGGAATGGCAATGGCTACTGTTTGCACCTCAAAATAGGAATTTGTCCCATTGGCAATGAACAGTCCATCACCTGCATTTGACGCAATATCGCCCTCATTAAGGGAAAACCCAACGTAAAGCACACTACTTGAGCCTACGATGGATAGGTCCTGAAAGGACTGAGCTCCTTGAAACCCGGCTGTTGCAACATTAGAATAATTAAAATTTTCCACAACTGTCCAATTCGTGCCATCCGTGCTATAACGGACATCCAAGTCAAGATTCACTTGTTTTACAATATACAGGTCGGATAGCCCCCATTTAAAACCAGTGATGGCCATATCCTCAGGAACTGTAATTTTCCAAGTAGCAAAAGAAGGATCAGCCGTATTACCGGACCGAATACGGTTACTCGCTTCTGTAATGGCATTACTCTGATCCCAGAGGGCGTAGTCCACATCATCCGTAAAGACTAGACCATGTGTTACCGTAAACGTATCGTCCACAGAGTAGACACCACCGTTAAATTCACTGGCCGTAAAATCTTCGCTCGTTCCCGTCGTCAATGCGGCGTTCGCGACGGAAGCTGCCCCCGCCAAACACGCAGCCAAGGCCATGCACTTCACACCTCGTGTGAGCATACCTTCCGCGATCATTTCCTTTGCCCAAGTTGTATCTGTTTCTGTGTTTTTCATGCCGATCTTCTGCCTTTCTTTGTATGTTTAGGGTTTGATTAGGTGAATGGTTACCTAGCTATTTTGATACTGTCCTAAGTTTTTTCGCTTTAGCCCTAATATGGACTTGTTAACAGGCTAATAGATACTATAAACAGTATCTTAGGATCTTTAGTCAACAAAAAATCGGAAAATGAAGAAAAAAAGACCGAATATTATTTTTGTGTTTGGCGACCAATGGCGGCAGCAAGCCTTGGGCTACACAGGAGACCCGAACGTCCTGACTCCACACTTGGACGCCTTTGCCTCCGAAAGCGTCAACTTCAGCCATGCGGTGGCGGGCTGCCCGGTCTGCACCCCCGCGAGGGCCTGTTTCTTAACGGGTCAGCGCCCCCTCACCCACGGCTTATTTGTGAACGACGTCCCACTCCACCCCAAAGGCACCAGTATTGCCGAAGCTTTTGCCAGCGGCGGCTACGACACCGCCTATATCGGCAAATGGCACGTCAATGCCGGAGGGCGCACACGCTACATCCCCAAGGAACGCCGTTTAGGCTTCGACTACTGGAAGGTGCTGGAGTGCACGCACGACTACAACCATTCGGCCTACTACGCCAATGACTCGGAAGAGATGCTCTACTGGGAGGGTTACGACGCCGAAGCCCAGACCGCGGACGCAGAAGCCTATATCCGCGACCATGCGGAGAGCGAAGCGCCCTTCTTTATGATGCTCTCCTGGGGCCCTCCGCACGCTCCCTATGAAACGGCGCCCGAGCGCTACAAGGCGCTCTACACGCCCGATAGCATCAAACTGCGCCCCAACGTCCCGGAACAAGCCGCTCCTGAAGCTCGTGAATGGCTGGCAGGTTATTATGCCCACTGCTCGGCCCTGGATGACTGCATGGCCAGTCTCCTTCGAACCCTGGATGCCTGTGGAATCGCCGAAGACACGATCGTGCTCTTTACCTCCGACCACGGCGACATGCTGGGCTCCCATGGCCGCACGAAGAAGCAACAACCCTGGGACGAATCCATCCGCGTGCCCTTCCTGCTGCGCTATCCGAATCTAGAGGGATGGCAGCCGCGCGAAACCGATGCGCTGATCAATACCCAGGATGTCATGCCCACCCTGCTCGGTCTGTGTGGCCTGCCGGTTCCCGAGTGCGTTGAAGGCGTCGACTTCTCCGGACACATCAGGGGAGGTGACAATCCCGACGGCGACGCGGTCCTGCTCACCTGTCCCCACCCCTTCGGCCAATGGTCCTCCACCCACCACGACGGGAGGGAATATCGCGGTCTCCGCACCCGCCGCTACACCTATGTGCGTGATCTCTCGGGCCCCTGGCTTCTTTACGACAACGAAACCGACCCCTTCCAACTACAGAACCAGATCGCCAACCCTGATTTTGCGGCCATTCGAGCGGAGCTGGAGGCCGCCTTGCAGAGGAAACTTGAGGCCGAGAACGACCAATTCCTGCCGGGAATGGAATACATTGAGCAATGGGGATATATACTGGACAAGGAGAACTTAACCGTGCCCTACGAGGACTGAGTGTCTTGTTACTTTTGTGTGTATATGATTATATTGACATATTGAATATACCGAGATAAGCACTATTTATAACACCATGAGCGTATTAAGCATTCCGAAATATACCCGCGCGAAGCAAAAGATGCTGAGCTACATCGGTAAAGAAGGCCTTGACGTGGGCGACAAGCTCCCCCCCGAAAAGGAACTATCGGAAATGTTTGATGTGAGCATGATCACCCTCCGACGGGCTCTGCTGGAACTGAGCGAGGAAGGAGTCATTGAACGACTCCAGGGCCGGGGAACCTTTGTCCAATCACGCATCTCCAATGGGGAGAAACTGGGAGCAATCGGCTTTCTTGCGGTGGACCAGTGGAGCTATCCGTCGCCCACGCAACTGGAGGTGCTCCGCAAACTGCTCTACAAGCGCGGCTACAAGATGCGCTATTTTGTGGCGAAAAAGACACCGGACAGCGCGATTTTAGAGGAACTGGCCAATCTGCGCGGCGTATTTATCAGCGGCTGGGTGAATGACGAGTGGCTCAAATGCCTCGATAACTATGGCGTGCCGGTCGTGGTCATCGGCGAGTATGCACTGACCCGCGAGACCAATTCGGTCCATTACGACTGGAAGCAAGCCGGTAAGGTCATGGCTGAGCACTTTGCCGGACAAGGCCTGCGCAAACTCGGACTGGTTTGCTCCGAACCGAGCTTTTATCCGGGGCAGCAGATTCACAAGGGTTTCATGGAAACCTGCCAGACCCATGCTCTTGACGTGCGTGATTCCGACGTCGTCTGGCCGATCGTGGGGCAGGAAGAGACGATGATCATGAACTTCCTCTCGGCCAACCAGGAAAAATACGACGCACTGGTGGTGCAGGAAGGCAATTATTCGCACCTGTTGGCATGCCTGTGGGAGTGCGATTACATGCCCAAGCTGAAGATCGGCGTCGTGGGCGAAGAGGAGCGGATCAGTTCCCGCCTCTCACGCATCGTCGGCACCGAGTTCAGCACATCCGTCACGGAAGAAGCGGTAGAACTCTTCTTCTCACTGCTCGATCAGAAAGTTCCTCGCTATCGGGAAATCCGGATTAAGCCCGTCATCCGACAGCATTCCGCGACAATCCAACTTTCTTCCGAGGCGCCCGCCCTCTCCTGAAGCACACTTGCCGGACAGATTGAACCGTCAATTTACGTAAATTAACGTTAATTAACGGTTTACAAAACTCATTTCGCCAAGTTCTACTTGGTTAAGTGGCCTAAGCTGGTGAAAAATGGTAGCGCTGGTGCGTCCTGAATGGCTTAGCTCAAGATTCTTATCGTAGTGGCGACTTCAGTCGCCATCGAGCCGAGGTGGCTTAGGATGCTGAATATGGCAGCTAAAGCAGCCACTACGAGCGACGCTTTGTTGCGACAGGAATCCTTAAAATTGCCCTTAAAGTAATGCGCACCGGGGACCCGTCTTCGCCTGAGGGCTACGCCGAGGCACGCGGGAATGGCACTACTTTAAGCTTCTTATCGTAGTGGCGACTTCAGTCGCCATCGACCCGGCCCGGCTTAGGATGCTGAATATGGCAGCTAAAGCAGCCACTACGAGCGACGCTTTGTTGCAATAGGAACCCTTCAATTTGTCCTTAAAGTAGTGCCATTCGAGGCACGCGGTGCTGCGCTACCTAAAAAATCAATCTAACTAAGATTCGCCGAGAGCAAAGCCGTCTCCAGCCTTCGCGTTCTCCGCGCACTCGAGCGCAGCGGGCGGGTTACTCTCCTAATTGCTTCTTGAGCTTCTTGAGTTCCTCGTCGTCGTGCTTCTTTTCGAGCGCCTCTTCCAGGGCATGCTCTTCGATGTGCGCTTCCTCGATCGTAACGTGATCGGTTTGCTCGACCAAGGCCACATCGTCGGCGCTGACGCCATCCATAACGCGCCCATCATCGAGGATATTGCTGTCCTGACCTTCCAGGTCCTTGAACATTCTCAGCATGTCGCGGATCCCCCCCCAGGTGAACCAGAAAGTCGAAACCACACCGATGGCACCAGAGACCACAATCGTCGTGATGAAATACCAAGTGCCCCACCACTCTTTCGGCCAGGGTGAGATGTTGTTCCAGATCACGATGGCGACAAAACTACCGAAGCCCCAGACAAAGGAATAGATAAAGACTGAACGTGCGATGATCCGGTCGCCCCGCGTATACTGCGAGTTGATACCGATCAGCTTGTTGAGTGCCCCACGCAGAGTCAGCTTTTCGCGCTCCACGACTTTGCCTTCACGGTGATACTTCCCGCGGTGCAACAATCGATCCATGTTGTGCGGCGTCTTGCAGGTCAGCAGGGAAACAACAATATAGCCGGCAATCCCCAGAACCATGGCGAAGAAATACATCTCCTGAGAGTTGATCGGGAACTTGGTCGGCGACATCTCCCAGACGATGTAGGGCTGGAACGGTCCCGAAAGTTTCGTAAGCCAGACCGCCACGGTGCCGACCAGCTCGCGCGACTCCAGCCACGGGTAGATGCCGGTTTCCCATGTCTTCTGGCAAATGATCCCGGCGACCGCGAGCGTGGAGCCCGTAATCAGCGCGGTAAAGGCACCGGCAGAAGTGCCACGTTTCCAATAGAGCCCGCCCACGATACAAGGCCCCGCCCCACCGAGCCAAATCATACCGGTAATCGCGAAGAACATCACGATGAAGTCGATCTGACTGAAGAAGGCGGAGAACAGGAAGGCGAACAGCGCCACCAGCGCGATGATGATCCGCAGGAGGTTGAGGTGCTGTCGAGGCGTTAAGGGCTTACGACGAAGCGGCAGGATGACGTCCTGCACAATGATACCGCCCCAGCTGTGGAGATAGGTCGTATCCGTCGAGATCAGCATGAAAACGCAGAGTGCACAAAAGACACCGGCCACGCCAATGGGGAGAATCGACTTGAGGGCCATCGGCACGCGCATCTGGCCGAAGATGGTGGCAAAGGTCTGACCGGACACCGCCTCACCGGTCGCCTCACCGCTGCCGCGCAGCGCCTTGACACCGACATCCTTGACCAAGTCCAAATTCGCCTGCACGGGCTCGCCGGCAGGCACCTGCGAATCAGAGCTAGATTCAACTGCTTCGACCAACCCCCAACGAACCTTGGAAGCATGAATCTCGGCGGCACGTTCCGCATTCTTTTGATCGGCCAGTGCAATGTATTCGACCATCTCGGGCGACATTTCCCCCGTGGCCAAATAAGCGTCAAAATCTTCCCGCACGCCACCAGGATCGCTCTGCAGGGTCACATCTGCCATCGCCTTGGCGGCCAGCTCATTGCGGCAGGCTGCGGCCTCATCGGCATGCCGATCCCCATTCAGGAAGGCATAGGCGCACACGGCCAGGAGGATATACATCATGGTCGAAAATCCGGAGCGCCACATACCCAGCACGCCCCCCATCTTCTGCTCATGCGCATCACGGGCGGCGGAGTTGTAGCCCTGCGTGCCCGACCAGGCCATCCGGTTGAAGATCTGGGCAAAAATGCCGACCGCGACGTAAAAGAGGTTAAAGTCTCTCAACTTCGCAATATCGAAGGGGTTGAGAAAGCTCGTGCCATCCGGACGGTTCAGCAGCGGCGGCACAATGTCGTTGAACCATGAAAATTGCGTAAGGAGATAGATCACGACGATGGCATACATCGGATAGCTGAGGATGCCTTGCACGCAGTCCGTGGTCATGATCGTAATCTGCCCGCCGATCGTCGCCACAAACACGGCCACCGATAGGAAGATCGCCATGATCAGCATAAAGGTGGGGATTTCCCATCCGCCCAGCGAAACGATCAGCGGCAGGTCGCAGAAATAGACGAGAAAGCGGGCACCGACCGCAGGAAAGATCGCATAATTGATCACACCGGAGAGGGCCTGCAGGAACCCGGCGAAGATGCGGAACGACTTGTTGTAGCGCATCTCGAAGAACTGCCCCATCGTCATGGCCCGCGACTCGCGGTAGCGGTAGGTGCAGTAGCCGGTCAGCAGGAAGATCATACTCAAGGGCGCGGCGATCGCATTCCAGAAGCTGTAGGCCAGCCCGGAGCTATAATACATCTCGAACATGGCCAC encodes the following:
- a CDS encoding sodium:solute symporter family protein; translated protein: MHWIDWLIALCPLLLVAVIGFYSQRFVKGVSDFLSAGRVAGRYVVAVAGGEAAMGLISLVAMFEMYYSSGLAYSFWNAIAAPLSMIFLLTGYCTYRYRESRAMTMGQFFEMRYNKSFRIFAGFLQALSGVINYAIFPAVGARFLVYFCDLPLIVSLGGWEIPTFMLIMAIFLSVAVFVATIGGQITIMTTDCVQGILSYPMYAIVVIYLLTQFSWFNDIVPPLLNRPDGTSFLNPFDIAKLRDFNLFYVAVGIFAQIFNRMAWSGTQGYNSAARDAHEQKMGGVLGMWRSGFSTMMYILLAVCAYAFLNGDRHADEAAACRNELAAKAMADVTLQSDPGGVREDFDAYLATGEMSPEMVEYIALADQKNAERAAEIHASKVRWGLVEAVESSSDSQVPAGEPVQANLDLVKDVGVKALRGSGEATGEAVSGQTFATIFGQMRVPMALKSILPIGVAGVFCALCVFMLISTDTTYLHSWGGIIVQDVILPLRRKPLTPRQHLNLLRIIIALVALFAFLFSAFFSQIDFIVMFFAITGMIWLGGAGPCIVGGLYWKRGTSAGAFTALITGSTLAVAGIICQKTWETGIYPWLESRELVGTVAVWLTKLSGPFQPYIVWEMSPTKFPINSQEMYFFAMVLGIAGYIVVSLLTCKTPHNMDRLLHRGKYHREGKVVEREKLTLRGALNKLIGINSQYTRGDRIIARSVFIYSFVWGFGSFVAIVIWNNISPWPKEWWGTWYFITTIVVSGAIGVVSTFWFTWGGIRDMLRMFKDLEGQDSNILDDGRVMDGVSADDVALVEQTDHVTIEEAHIEEHALEEALEKKHDDEELKKLKKQLGE